In Elaeis guineensis isolate ETL-2024a chromosome 1, EG11, whole genome shotgun sequence, a genomic segment contains:
- the LOC105039875 gene encoding subtilisin-like protease SBT1.5 gives MAFSPSFLLLIVSVSILFLSSLGDYAADTSTQKSYIIRVRGDLKPCVFADVEHWYSSTLNTLCSSTDSLERSSQATRGDRKLLHVYRTVFHGFSAVLTPAEAELLQSDPVVLAVLPDQPRQLHITRTPLFLGLVSADSKPKSLLAVAESGSSVVIAVIDTGIRPDHRSFADDGRLPPPPSRWNGSCDHGPSFPATACNRKLVGARFFSTGYVAATHGTATNVGPDIFSPIDSEGHGTHTASTAAGVSTPNASLLGYAAGLASGVAPSARVAVYKACWSTGCYDSDILAAVDAAVTDGADIVTLSLGAGSVPTHLDPVAISAFGATERGVFVAASAGNGGPGESTVANAAPWITTVGAGSIDRRFPADVVLGDGTVMTGAAINAGMRFSPRRSFPLVYAGNVSISTPGFRSSAPYCFNGSLDPEAVRGKVVLCERGAVPRAEKGLAVKNAGGAAMILANAPTDGEGVTPDANVLPAVSVGYKAGRAIKEYIGANNDPRVRLSFRGTQIEVKPAPTLAGFSGRGPSLHSPHVIKPDVIAPGVGILAAWPDRVSPTGLKADRRRTEFNIISGTSMSCPHVAGVAALLKAAHPDWSPAAIKSALMTTAYVADNMGQDLVDEGTGNRSTEWAYGSGHVDPEKAVDPGLVYDLTVEDYLDFMCSSNYSSAAIRMITKRQVNCSDKTRKPWDLNYPSILVVLEQSGSGNLEALVHRTVMNVGEEKSEYSVSVKEPEGVRLVVEPQKLVFEGKGQKQEFAVKVSAEAVNLPRGGSLTEFGSVTWSDGKHRVRSPVAVTWQQPY, from the coding sequence ATGGCCTTCTCCCCTTCCTTCCTTCTCCTTATCGTCTCGGTCTCCAtccttttcctttcttctctcgGCGACTATGCTGCCGATACTAGTACTCAAAAATCTTACATCATCCGCGTCCGGGGTGACCTCAAACCTTGTGTGTTTGCCGACGTCGAGCACTGGTACTCCTCCACTCTCAATACCCTCTGCTCTTCCACCGACTCTCTCGAGAGATCCTCCCAGGCGACACGTGGCGACCGGAAGCTCCTCCACGTGTACCGCACAGTCTTCCATGGCTTCTCCGCCGTGCTGACCCCAGCGGAGGCTGAGCTTCTCCAGTCCGACCCGGTCGTCCTTGCTGTCCTCCCCGACCAGCCCCGCCAACTCCATATCACCCGCACCCCACTCTTCCTAGGCCTCGTCTCCGCGGATTCCAAGCCCAAGTCGCTCCTTGCAGTTGCTGAATCCGGCTCCTCCGTGGTCATCGCCGTTATTGACACCGGCATCCGCCCAGACCATCGGAGCTTCGCCGACGATGGCCGCCTGCCCCCACCCCCCTCCCGCTGGAACGGCTCCTGCGACCACGGACCCTCCTTCCCAGCCACCGCATGCAACCGAAAGCTAGTTGGAGCCCGCTTCTTCTCAACTGGCTATGTGGCGGCCACCCACGGCACTGCCACCAACGTCGGTCCCGACATCTTCTCCCCCATCGACTCCGAGGGTCATGGGACCCACACCGCCTCCACTGCTGCCGGCGTATCCACCCCTAACGCCTCCCTCCTCGGCTACGCCGCCGGCCTCGCCTCCGGCGTGGCTCCCAGCGCCCGCGTCGCCGTCTACAAGGCCTGCTGGTCCACCGGCTGCTACGACTCGGACATCCTCGCAGCTGTCGACGCTGCCGTCACGGACGGTGCCGACATCGTGACCCTCTCCCTCGGAGCCGGTAGCGTCCCCACGCATCTCGATCCCGTCGCCATCAGCGCCTTCGGCGCGACCGAGCGCGGGGTCTTTGTAGCCGCATCTGCCGGCAACGGCGGCCCCGGCGAGTCAACCGTTGCCAACGCCGCCCCCTGGATAACCACAGTCGGCGCTGGGTCAATAGACCGCCGATTCCCCGCCGACGTCGTGCTCGGAGACGGTACCGTAATGACAGGCGCCGCCATAAATGCCGGGATGCGCTTTTCTCCAAGGCGTTCCTTCCCTCTAGTGTACGCAGGAAACGTGTCCATATCGACTCCTGGGTTCCGGTCCTCGGCACCCTACTGCTTCAACGGGTCGCTGGACCCGGAGGCGGTGCGCGGAAAGGTGGTGCTATGCGAGCGTGGCGCGGTGCCGCGCGCCGAGAAAGGATTGGCCGTGAAGAACGCCGGCGGGGCCGCGATGATCCTGGCAAACGCTCCCACCGACGGGGAGGGCGTGACCCCGGACGCCAACGTCCTCCCCGCCGTATCCGTCGGTTACAAGGCTGGGAGAGCTATAAAGGAGTACATCGGCGCCAACAACGATCCACGTGTCCGTTTGAGCTTCCGCGGGACCCAGATCGAGGTCAAGCCCGCACCTACCCTGGCCGGATTCTCCGGGCGCGGGCCCAGCTTGCATTCCCCACACGTCATCAAGCCGGACGTGATCGCGCCAGGTGTCGGCATCCTGGCGGCCTGGCCGGACCGGGTGAGTCCGACGGGGTTAAAGGCCGACCGGCGCAGGACGGAGTTCAATATCATCTCCGGCACGTCGATGTCGTGTCCTCATGTCGCCGGAGTGGCGGCGCTGCTGAAGGCCGCGCATCCGGACTGGTCGCCGGCGGCGATTAAGTCGGCACTGATGACGACGGCCTATGTCGCAGATAATATGGGCCAAGATTTGGTGGACGAGGGCACCGGAAACAGGTCCACCGAGTGGGCCTATGGGTCCGGACATGTGGACCCGGAGAAGGCCGTCGATCCTGGTCTGGTCTATGATCTGACGGTTGAGGATTACTTGGATTTCATGTGCAGCTCCAATTACAGTAGCGCCGCCATCAGGATGATAACCAAGAGACAAGTGAATTGTTCAGACAAGACACGGAAGCCATGGGATCTCAATTACCCATCAATTTTGGTGGTTCTGGAGCAATCCGGGAGTGGTAATCTTGAAGCTCTAGTTCATCGGACGGTGATGAATGTGGGAGAGGAGAAGTCGGAGTATAGTGTAAGTGTCAAAGAACCCGAAGGAGTACGACTGGTGGTGGAGCCTCAGAAGTTGGTGTTCGAAGGCAAAGGGCAGAAGCAGGAGTTTGCCGTTAAGGTTTCGGCGGAGGCTGTTAACTTGCCCCGGGGGGGTTCCTTGACAGAGTTCGGGTCGGTGACATGGAGCGACGGGAAGCACAGGGTGAGGAGTCCAGTTGCAGTAACATGGCAGCAGCCGTATTAA